gggaactcactaagcatttatgcttacagttgttgtgttatgtgtttcaggtactagcgaggatcgcgggaaggcaccggcatgatccgtacacactcatagagattatgtttgagattctaggaattgttttgttatgataacattggatacattatgttttgatattgtttttgatgattaaaagtatgaattaaaaatgaaaaattgttttggaaatttacgtcgttacacccAACAACTAGGATATGCACACATCCTATTCTCACTCTCTTAATAGTGGCTAATTATCCCTTATCTAGCCTGCTACACCCAcactcactcatgaaacttccaccaaccttgcaGCCACTCGGGCATGCTAATCAGACATAACGATGGATTATATAGAAAGTCAAATACTTGATTTTACCCTAAGCCCTCTACTAGACAAGGaccaggaaataaggctaaatcaaacattctcaggctacaaaatcttagttatgtacaactatgatgcacacaaTAAGAAAGTACATTAATGATATCAATTTCATTGATCACACTAGAAGTTCTCCTAGGCTACCATGCATCATACATCAGTCAATTCTATCAtataattcctgaagatccctagcctacttTTACCATGCAGTTCTATCATAATCATCATAAGCAAATAAAGTGTGGGCAACTTGGGGTATACTTTTGTGCTCCTGCTGATTGTACACATTTCATCCTCCCTTGGTTACATTTCGAAacaatttggaaaacttttttttagatccttagtttgagtttggattcacaCAAATGCTCATATAATTCTCTAAAACatagctctgatactaacttgtaacatcccgaaaatcaaggtaaaatttttcaatttcaaaaccaacccaaaagcataaatgtttacaaaacatGATTCTCGAATTTAAAAATCATATATCAAAGTTTCATaaaatcaaatctcataaaaTCCAAATGATgtacacgatcaagccttcgctttGCCCCTATcctttgaagtacctgaaaccataacaatcaaattgtaagccaaagcatATTAAGTTCCTCCAAAGTAACACACACAATCATACAAGTAATAACATGCATATGTGAGCCTTCAGCCTAACTGGATCACTTTGTTGCGCCTACAATCTATCTGGAGCGCTCTTTAGGCCTTCGACCTGACAGGACTGCCTCTCGGACTTTCAGTCTATCCGAACCGCCTCcagtatcttggccttcaacacaaagcaagaccgcctcaatctaacaaatcataacatGCCGACATATACTATAATAATCAATAACCAACATGTATAGGTAATCATAAGATCTACAATTCTAACACATATTGAGTGAACACAAGTAATCATACAAATCTAACAGTTTAATGCATAACTAGCATAACATCAATccaatataccaggatacataatctagtgggccaacattggtgccttcgacccataagtacaatgaggaaaacatACCTTACATACTGAAATGTAGTTGAACATATCATAACTCCAACTGCTAACTCTACCTGTCACATATACAATAAACAGTGACCTAAACTCAATCTACcacccaaaatacccaaaatgcccctaaGTCAAAATTAGTTAAACccctggtcaacggtcaaagtcaaaaagtcaaaaattcaaGGAAAGTCAAAGCAGACTGAGTAgaccccgcgtactcagtcactATGCTGGGCTTAGTCGCGACCCATGCAAATATCAGGGTTGcctagtacgcgcaacgtaccactTGGTATGCCTAACATACTCGCTTGAGTTCACTCCTCatcattaagtgcttattccaTACATACCTCGCATCCAAAACTCAGATCTAGACCCAAAAGGTCATTCTGAGTCATGAAGTTTCCACATTTATGACTTCTCATTGTTAGAAGTGGTCCAAAAACTAAAAGTATAACTTAATATTCAACTAAATCATCATAACTCTTGTATGGAGGTGATAAAAGGACCAATATCATATTTTTATGGTTCTAAGCAACTAAAAATCTCTGAAAGGATAACTCTTATTGTTTAGAGTAAGTCATAtttatgaacaccaagattatGGGACTAAAAAGCATAAAAACCTAAGAACGAACAAGATCCAAAGAAAACATGCatcaagttccaagctttataaGCATAAAAACCTAAGAGCTAACACGATCCAAAGAAAACATGCatcaagttccaagctttataaCTTCAAATGAAACTAGAGGATGAGATTCTTCTAGATCTAGGTTGTCTTGAGGTTCCACTTTGGGTCAAAAATAGAAATTTACTTGAACAATGGATGTTACAAATAGACATCTTCTTGAGGATATACAAGTTAGTACAAGCACGTAAACCATGGACCAAACACATATTATTGAATCACTAAAAAATAAAACATCGCTACATCCATTGTTTTTTAAATTTGTCATCTTCTTGAATTGATGCAAAATTTCGACGACAGACAAAATGTGGTGTGTCATGATGTTTCTCAACAATGACCCTTAATATATCTTTAAACAATCTTAGAAGATTGAGATCAAGATTGTATATAAAATATTGTATGTGTCTTTATATGGTGATGATTATCcattatttatacataaaaaagtTTGGAGTCCCTGTTTGATACTTATAATGATGCCAATTTAATCACATTATATTATCTCTGTAACCTCTCATAGATATATGTCCATTAAATAGAAtattaatttctaatatattgtaTTTACTCTAGAAATTACCAAAAATGAAAGTGCTATTTTGTGTGGAACTATCAACCAATGTCAGTATGTAGCTCATGAATCTTTACTTAGGGTATCGACAACGCAAGTTTAATAGATGTCTAAGGCAATGATCAATGATTTAATCGAGGTTTAATGGAGTGTAGGTGCAATGGCGGAGCCTGTAGGGGGTCTAGTAGGTACTTAGCCCCCTCCAACTTTGTCTTATTTTAATATCTTTGTTATGGTTTTTTGGTTGCTCTTGTTTTCCTTTTTTGGGATTGGTAAACAATTTGCATGAATACAAACATAGTCTTTGTTAGGTGTATCTTTCCAAACATTGGAAACAAATAATCTAATCATTGGATATTCTTTGCCCAAGTAAATTTTACAATTTTAGAAGAAATAAATTtcaaatagttatatatatatatatatatatatatatatatatatatatatatatatatatatatatatatatatgttatacccaaaaatcaataataacaaaaattaatCTTACTATGTCCTTTATTAAACGTATATCGAATAGTTAGTtgtataataaattatatttagttTTGTAAGATATTATCTAAAACTTTGTTTCCTCATAATTATATAAACCACAATCTATTGTGGTTTGCATGCCCTATTACTATTCAGATATTTCGTTGCTTAAAGGAATTCATTCACTTGCTTACATTGACACTAAAACAAAATTAACCTTTCCCATTGTGCTTAAAATTAAAGTTAACAACCAATACATTATTATCATGCCTATTATTACAATGTGTTGAAGCCCTTTATTCTTAATTTCTGGCTCCACTCCTTTATAGGTGTTAGACATGGAAGGAAGTTAAATAAGAATTGGACGGTTCAATGAGAAACAATTTATTtcaataaatttatttttatgtaattaaTTGAAACATAATTATCTTAGATTCCTTTTAAATTAAACTTCAAACCCAAACTCAATGCAACTCCATAAACAAGTCTCTTTAATTTACATAAATATTTTTAACTACAAATTCTTTATGCTAAATGACTGTAAACTTGGGTTTATTTTTACATAAATAAATGTTAATCTCTAAATCATTGTAAATGCTAATAATTTATCGATGGTAAATGATTTCAAATAATTGGTATGCTAATTATTAATACAAAACTTATGCCATCTAGAACTCTTTAGTAAATGCTactttcttatttatatatttttaactagtttataacccgtgaaaccacggctataaaattaattaaactttaatagttagaatacaaaattattaatcaattataatcgttaatttaaataaatatgtgaaattatatcaccttataatttgtattaatattattttaatttttattgcattgttattaatttattgtaattaaagtgaaaattttaaaatttgaaatagagaattaataggttgacaagtggcatgtaTTAATTGAGAGGtttaatagggtgacacatgacaaaaaaaagaataaaatgtgtattaattagaaggcctaatatgatgacacatgtcaaaaggatattaaaactattcttttactccctccgtcccatttTAGTTGTCTACAAGTAAAAAACACATTGTTTAAGAAAAGTACATTTAATGCAACTTTTTGTAAACAAAATGACGTATCTATCCTTCTTATGAGCTATTAATACAATTAATCAATCATTAATAAAGAGAAACGGTTGAACCATTTCTCTTCGATGGAATAAGGAGAAAAGCAAAAATAATTAAAGAAccattaaatgtttaatttaacTAATCGGAAAATGAAAGTATTTGGAGGCAAAATGTTCCCACCAATTTTTGTTTATTGTAAATTGAAACCAAACTTACCTCGTAATGAAAATTTTTTTAAGCCATGCAGTAGCAAAATTTGACTCCAAATTCTCCCACCAAAAACAATTCAATGAATCTTTATAAACCATTTTCCTTCATCTTTTTTTTCCTACGTAAGTCATGGAGAACACTTTAACTTCATTGACTAAAAAACACACAACCTATGCCCAATGTCAAGATATATTTCAAGCCTTGTTGCAGCACAATTCTAATGGAGAGCTAAGAAGGGGTTCCATAAATGATGTAGCTGCACTTTTCGGAGTTTCTAAACGCACCGTAAGTCGTATTTGGAATCGGGCTAAACTTCAAGTGGAGAATGGATCAATAATTGATTTTTCTTCAAAGAAGCTAAAAGTTGTTGGGCGAAAAAGGGTTCAACTCGATTTGAATCAAGTTTCACAAATTCCATTACGTCGTCGAACTACCATTCAGTCTATTGCAAAGTCATTAGGTATTGTAAAATCAACTTTGCATAGACGAATAAAAGAAGGTGACCTTAGACCACGCACAAATGCTATCAAGCCGGACCTTACCGATGCAAATAAAACAAAGAGGTTAGAATTTTGTTTATCTATGATCACTCGGTCATTACCTGAGTCCAATACCACATTCCATGATATGTTTAATGTCATCCACATTGATGAAAAATGGTTTTACATATCAAGATCATCAAAACGGTACTACCTCGTTCCCGGTGAGGATGAACCGTTGAGAACATGTAAAAGCAAAAAGTTCATTACAAAAGTCATGTTTCTCGCAGCGGTTGCTAGGCTAAGATTTGATGCCTTAGGAAATGAAATTTTTTTCGGAAAGATTGGCATCTTCCCACTTACAACAAAAGAACCCGCTAAGCGTTCAAGCAAGAATCGTGTTGCGGGAACATTGGAGACAAAACCAATTTTATCGGTTACTAAAGAAATAACGAGGTCGtggttgattgaaaaagttttacCCGCTATTAAAGCTAAATGGCCACCAAACCATACTGGTCCAATATTCATTCAACAGGATAATGCAAAACCTCATATTGATGTCAATGATAACGAATTTCTTGAAGCATCGTCTCAAGATGGGTTTGATATTCGACTTTGTTTTCAGCCCCCAAATAGTCCAGATTTAAATATGTTGGACCTTGGGTTTTTTCGGGCCATTCAATCACTTCAAGAACAAGAGGTACTCCATACAGTGGATGAATTGGTTACTGCAGTTCAAACCTCATTTGACAAGATGCAATCTCATGAGCTTAACAATGTTTTCTTAACTTTGCAAACATGCATGAAAGAAATCATAAAGGTTAAAGGTGGTAACAACTATCGAATATCGCATATCGGTAAAAGTAGGTTGGAATGACAAGGTATTTTGCCAATACAAATTGAGTGTGAACAAAGCCTCATAGATGAAGTAGTTCCATATTTGAGTCAGTAAGATGTAAACATGAAAACAAATCAAATTTTCATTTGATGTGTAACACTATGCTGACTttcttaaaaagaaaaaataaaagaatgTTTATTTGCATTTGTAAGCAAAGAGTAGCATACGTAACTATGAGATGCAAATGTCTTTTGCTTTTTTATTCCACTAATTAATGCACGGTAGTAATTAGGCGTATTTATTACCAGGGGTAGTATGAGAAACTTTCTTAATTATACTAGTCTTTTTTTAATAGgtgacaataattttgggacaaatcaaaataatatactGGACAACTAaaatgggacggagggagtattagaATAGGGATTCTAAATTCTTAATTAGTCATATGTGTTAAAAAATATGATGGCGGTGATATATCATATTTTTAGGTGTTAAATTTTTTTCAAATCAATAACAAATCCATAATTTAatgaaaaaattataaataaaacccATGAAAAGGAAAATATATTAGTTACTGTATTTTATGTATTGTGTTTTCTTAATTACAGTATCCTTTATTTACAATTTACAATTCTtcattattcttaattaatcatatatgtttaaaaatATGGTGATAATGATGTCGAAATTTATTAAGCTTTATAGAGCTTAATTAGTTGTAGAGGTTAAATAAAGTTGTATAAAAATTGAAATGATAATGTGACAATGATGTGACTATCGGGTAGAGAAACCAAAAGCAAATGATAAGAAAAACTTGTGACATTATCACTTATTAGTATATAGGCAGTATATATGTTGT
The genomic region above belongs to Lactuca sativa cultivar Salinas chromosome 4, Lsat_Salinas_v11, whole genome shotgun sequence and contains:
- the LOC111905831 gene encoding uncharacterized protein LOC111905831, which codes for MENTLTSLTKKHTTYAQCQDIFQALLQHNSNGELRRGSINDVAALFGVSKRTVSRIWNRAKLQVENGSIIDFSSKKLKVVGRKRVQLDLNQVSQIPLRRRTTIQSIAKSLGIVKSTLHRRIKEGDLRPRTNAIKPDLTDANKTKRLEFCLSMITRSLPESNTTFHDMFNVIHIDEKWFYISRSSKRYYLVPGEDEPLRTCKSKKFITKVMFLAAVARLRFDALGNEIFFGKIGIFPLTTKEPAKRSSKNRVAGTLETKPILSVTKEITRSWLIEKVLPAIKAKWPPNHTGPIFIQQDNAKPHIDVNDNEFLEASSQDGFDIRLCFQPPNSPDLNMLDLGFFRAIQSLQEQEVLHTVDELVTAVQTSFDKMQSHELNNVFLTLQTCMKEIIKVKGGNNYRISHIGKSRLE